One genomic window of Bradyrhizobium sp. B124 includes the following:
- a CDS encoding gamma-glutamylcyclotransferase, protein MSAIPPHSETDGDLWVFGYGSLMWKPDFEFLEQVPARLIGEHRALCVYSFDHRGTPEKPGLVLGLDRGGACRGIAFRVAARLRHDTVAYLRAREQTTNVYREVMRSVWLENAARDRVSALAYVVDRGHVQYAGRLSLSEQLRLVQQGHGRSGNNRDYVLSTVAAIEKQGFRDQPLHQLAVMLHDAGTTLHRDARAADGLDQA, encoded by the coding sequence ATGTCAGCAATTCCTCCCCATTCCGAAACCGACGGCGACCTCTGGGTGTTCGGCTACGGCTCGCTGATGTGGAAGCCGGACTTCGAGTTCCTGGAGCAGGTGCCGGCACGGCTGATCGGCGAGCATCGCGCGCTCTGCGTCTATTCGTTCGACCACCGCGGCACGCCGGAGAAGCCGGGCCTGGTGCTCGGCCTCGACCGCGGCGGCGCCTGCCGCGGCATCGCGTTCCGCGTCGCCGCCCGCCTGCGCCACGACACCGTCGCCTATTTGCGGGCGCGCGAGCAGACCACCAACGTCTACCGCGAGGTGATGCGCTCGGTGTGGCTGGAGAATGCAGCGCGCGACCGCGTCAGTGCGCTGGCCTATGTGGTCGATCGCGGCCATGTGCAATATGCCGGGCGGCTGTCGCTTTCCGAGCAACTGCGCCTGGTGCAGCAGGGCCACGGTCGCTCCGGCAACAACCGCGATTATGTGCTCTCGACGGTCGCCGCGATCGAGAAGCAGGGCTTTCGCGATCAGCCGCTGCACCAGCTGGCGGTGATGCTGCATGACGCGGGCACGACGCTGCATCGCGATGCACGTGCGGCGGACGGGCTCGACCAGGCCTGA